GGCGCACCTAATGGCATCACGGCAGCGCAACCCACATCTTCTAATCGCTTACAAAGCACAGGATCAGCATGACAGTAAGGCAGTACGAAAAACCCTTCTTTTACCAACTGCTCAGCCGCTTTTAATGTTTCAATCGGATCAGGCATGAGGTATTTTGGATCAGGGTGAATTTCTAATTTTAGCCAATTCGTCCCCAATGCTTCTCTGGCTAGCTGCGCAGCAAAGATCGCTTCTTTGGCATTTTTCGCCCCTGACGTATTAGGCAGTAAATTCACTCCAGCTTGGATCAATGGCGCTAAGATATCGTCATCACGCTCAGCAATATTGACCCGCTTTAGTGCCATGGTCACGAGCTCAGAGCCTGTCGCTAAAATCGATTCAGCCATGACATCACGATTAGCGTACTTACCCGTTCCGGTAAATAATCGCGATGTGAATGTTTTATCTGCAATAGTCAACATATTAACCTCCTGCTATCGCTTGAAATAACGCGATCTGATCGCCGTCAGCAATGACGGTTGTCGGCCACTCACTGGCAGCAACAATACGCTGGTTTATCGCGACCGCTGTACCTTTTATGGGTAAATCTAACTGCATAACAAATTGATGAACGGTTTGCTCAGCCTCGCAAGACATAGATTCATCGTTCAGCCAGATAGTTATCATGGTAGCCATTTACACAACCTCCCTTTGCTCTTGCTGACGGCATACAGGGCAACAAGGGGCAGCATCAATTGATACCTGCTGCCATTTTCCTGTTAAGCCATTAAATTGCTGCAGCAAACCAAAACCGACTTCACCAACACCTGCGATAGCTTTGATCGCATTAAGCGCTTGTAACGTGCCAATAGTCCCAACAACGGGTCCCATCACGCCGTTACTACGACAATTTTGATCTTGTGGTGGCGCTTCAGCACTCAATGGAAACACACATTGATAACACGGTGAGGTCTGTCGGAAATCAAACGCCAGTAACTGTCCTTGCCAACCTATCGACGCACCAGCAATCAGTGGTGTTTGATGCTGATAACAAGCTTGATTGACCGCATAACGGGTAGCCCAGTTATCACTGCAATCAAGCACAATATCGGCCTGCTGTACTTCCATCACGAGTTGAAAGCCTGCAAGCTTGGCTTTTACTGCACGCGTTCGTACCAATGGGTTCAATGCTAAAAGCTGATCACAGGCTGCTTGCGCTTTATTGAGTGACACATCGGTTTCTCGATAAATCACCTGACGCTGCAAGTTCGAACTCTCAACCTCATCATCATCTGCAATCACCAGCAACCCAACACCCGCAGCAGCTAGATACATTGCAGCAGCTGAGCCTAAACCACCCGCGCCGACGATCAATACTTTGGCATTGTTAAGTGCAAGTT
Above is a genomic segment from Photobacterium angustum containing:
- the thiS gene encoding sulfur carrier protein ThiS, with amino-acid sequence MATMITIWLNDESMSCEAEQTVHQFVMQLDLPIKGTAVAINQRIVAASEWPTTVIADGDQIALFQAIAGG
- a CDS encoding thiazole synthase encodes the protein MLTIADKTFTSRLFTGTGKYANRDVMAESILATGSELVTMALKRVNIAERDDDILAPLIQAGVNLLPNTSGAKNAKEAIFAAQLAREALGTNWLKLEIHPDPKYLMPDPIETLKAAEQLVKEGFFVLPYCHADPVLCKRLEDVGCAAVMPLGAPIGSNKGVASRDFLRIIIDQAQVPVVVDAGIGAPSHAAEAMEMGADAVLVNTAIAAASDPIAMGRAFKLAVESGRMAYEAGLAGKVNHAIASSPLTAFLNE
- a CDS encoding HesA/MoeB/ThiF family protein → MTTDRLSDTAFIRYNRQIMLEEMGEQGQLALNNAKVLIVGAGGLGSAAAMYLAAAGVGLLVIADDDEVESSNLQRQVIYRETDVSLNKAQAACDQLLALNPLVRTRAVKAKLAGFQLVMEVQQADIVLDCSDNWATRYAVNQACYQHQTPLIAGASIGWQGQLLAFDFRQTSPCYQCVFPLSAEAPPQDQNCRSNGVMGPVVGTIGTLQALNAIKAIAGVGEVGFGLLQQFNGLTGKWQQVSIDAAPCCPVCRQQEQREVV